In Moorena sp. SIOASIH, the following proteins share a genomic window:
- a CDS encoding putative sulfate exporter family transporter produces MSQTKWSKLYKLEDWWSVWIGLLLLGTVFSGIITVVPKMPKWKGIDLLSALPWELLPKLALLAIGLCALFTLGNLVMKGKEGRNMIPGFLVIFLLAVLSYILGNSQTAKAINLGYAFWALLIGLIISNTIGTPRWMMPAVRTEYYIKTGLVILGAEILFNRIVEFGPYGLAIAWLVTPIVIIFMYLFGTRFLNMQQKSLVMVVATSTSVCGVSAAIAAAAACKAKKNELTLAVGMTLIFTVAMMVIMPLFVKAVGMNELVSGAWLGGTIDSTGAVVAAGETVGEIAGQAAALVKMIQNMLIGVIAFAIALFWVFCVEREPNAPKPQMRELWVRLPKFILGFIAASLLVSFVCIPLMGMDTVKGILSQTKTYRGWLFCIAFLSIGLDSNFRDLGTQLQGGKPMILYLVGQSFNIVLTLAIAWLMLSGIIFPIPELAQ; encoded by the coding sequence ATGAGTCAAACAAAATGGTCTAAGCTTTACAAATTAGAAGACTGGTGGTCTGTATGGATTGGTCTGCTGTTATTGGGGACAGTGTTTAGTGGCATCATAACTGTTGTGCCAAAGATGCCCAAATGGAAAGGGATAGATCTATTATCGGCACTCCCCTGGGAATTGCTTCCTAAACTGGCATTGCTCGCCATTGGTTTATGTGCTCTGTTTACCCTTGGCAACCTGGTAATGAAGGGAAAAGAAGGCAGAAACATGATACCAGGCTTTTTGGTTATATTTCTCTTGGCAGTTTTATCCTATATACTGGGGAATTCACAGACCGCTAAAGCAATTAACCTCGGCTATGCTTTCTGGGCATTGTTGATTGGACTAATCATCAGCAATACTATTGGTACACCAAGGTGGATGATGCCAGCGGTGCGTACTGAATATTACATCAAGACTGGCTTAGTGATTCTCGGTGCAGAAATTCTCTTTAACCGAATTGTGGAATTCGGACCCTATGGTTTAGCGATCGCTTGGCTGGTTACGCCGATTGTGATCATATTTATGTATCTGTTTGGTACTCGCTTTCTGAACATGCAGCAGAAATCACTGGTGATGGTAGTCGCCACATCCACATCAGTGTGTGGTGTATCAGCCGCTATTGCAGCAGCAGCAGCTTGTAAGGCTAAGAAAAACGAGTTGACTTTAGCTGTAGGGATGACTCTCATTTTTACTGTTGCCATGATGGTGATCATGCCCTTGTTTGTCAAGGCTGTAGGTATGAATGAATTAGTCAGTGGTGCATGGCTGGGGGGAACCATTGATTCTACTGGCGCAGTTGTCGCTGCTGGTGAAACAGTAGGGGAAATCGCTGGTCAAGCTGCTGCTTTAGTTAAAATGATTCAAAATATGCTGATCGGCGTGATAGCTTTTGCGATCGCTTTATTTTGGGTCTTTTGTGTAGAGCGCGAGCCAAATGCTCCTAAACCACAAATGAGGGAATTATGGGTACGTTTGCCCAAGTTTATCTTAGGGTTTATAGCTGCTTCTCTGTTAGTGTCCTTTGTTTGTATTCCCTTGATGGGGATGGATACAGTTAAAGGGATTCTTAGTCAAACCAAGACCTATCGTGGCTGGCTATTTTGTATCGCATTTTTGTCCATTGGTCTAGACTCGAACTTTCGGGATTTAGGGACACAACTTCAGGGTGGTAAACCCATGA